Within Desulfolithobacter dissulfuricans, the genomic segment AGCCCATATTCTCCTGGCGGCAGGACAGGAAGGAAGCAGAGAGGGAGCCCGCAACAACAGGGCTCATGAAGGTATCTTCAGGCTATTTTACATGGTCGGCAGCCGGGGAGCGAGAAAAACATTCCACTGCGGCGGGGTGGCCACAGGAGAATGGAAGGATCGACGGTGAGAGAATCGGTGATCCCGGCTCTGACGAAAAGAAGATGGTGTTTGCCTGGCGGTTTAGCCGTAGCTGTGCAGACCGGAAAGCAGGTAGTTGACCCCGTAATAGGTAAACATGACCGAGGCGAAACCGGTGATGGAAAACCAGGCGATTTTCCTGCCGCCCCAGCCCCTGGTAAAGCGGGCATGCAGGGCCGCGGCATAGATGAACCAGGTAATAAGCGACCAGGTCTCCTTGGGGTCCCAGCTCCAGTAGGTTCCCCAGGCCGAATTGGCCCACACGGCCCCGGTTATGATGCCGGCGCTGAGCCAGAGAAAGCCGAACAGCAGGGTCTTGTGCATGATGTCGTCAAGGACAGCAAGATCCGGAAGCTGAGCCAGGAGAGGACTGGAGGTGCCGCTGTTCTTTTCCCTGTTTTTCAGCAGGTATATCACCCCGAATCCGCAGGCCACCGCAAAGGCTGCGTACCCTATGAAACAGGTGACCACATGGGCGATGAGCCAGTTGCTCTGCAGGGCCGGCACCAGTGGCCGGATGGCCGGGTTTTTCAGCT encodes:
- the ccsB gene encoding c-type cytochrome biogenesis protein CcsB: MDSSQLLGITTFAYLVSAIIYIALFVFRAPRLGVLATAATTVALGVNTGGIILRWVESHQMGIGYAPLSNMYESLVFFSWSIAVLYLGLEYLYKNRHLGAFAMPFAALAMILAELKNPAIRPLVPALQSNWLIAHVVTCFIGYAAFAVACGFGVIYLLKNREKNSGTSSPLLAQLPDLAVLDDIMHKTLLFGFLWLSAGIITGAVWANSAWGTYWSWDPKETWSLITWFIYAAALHARFTRGWGGRKIAWFSITGFASVMFTYYGVNYLLSGLHSYG